A single window of Microplitis demolitor isolate Queensland-Clemson2020A chromosome 7, iyMicDemo2.1a, whole genome shotgun sequence DNA harbors:
- the LOC103569474 gene encoding protein tipE isoform X1, with translation MADEKDQTFLEKLLFYTTAFFILLGTFSLFAFLFLVPFVIDPAFTTIFMDFDTRPAECVTIDVESRRGASNCSWTSCREGCTKELYDCTQIRVNYKLPVNETQLDGTDREGRAGGGVEGDEAGSKLRYERSPRDYNNYIEDFDDEFDEDDNDNNDGLPKPFPTGLMGNDSEWYFTGAKLFPNVKGCGYPPILNCSIFYRQYTKIGHNFSCYYSKIDPGIVLSDLDMWQVYMNLVFAMAIPIPSFIISVIYLTFAYFKIYNEDEQILVDKNSETGDSGMVGDNANGTPFPPTSGAVTPGSEAFREDLASFGHQLKVAMADEVSRESLDGIPNSISAQGNLSKMMTTSILTPAGPTAAV, from the exons ATGGCGGACGAAAAAGACCAGACGTTTTTGGAGAAGCTGCTGTTCTACACAACCGCGTTCTTCATCCTCCTTGGCACCTTCAGCCTCTTCGCCTTCCTCTTCTTGGTCCCCTTCGTCATCGACCCCGCCTTCACCACAATATTTATGGATTTTGACACACGACCCGCCGAGTGTGTCACCATAGACGTTGAGTCACGTAGAG GTGCTAGCAACTGTTCGTGGACCTCGTGTAGAGAAGGTTGTACCAAGGAACTTTATGATTGTACGCAAATACGCGTTAATTACAAACTACCAGTTAATGAAACTCAGTTAGATGGGACTGACAGGGAGGGCAGGGCGGGAGGAGGTGTCGAGGGTGACGAGGCCGGGTCCAAGTTGAGATATGAACGTTCGCCGAGGgattacaataattacatCGAGGATTTCGACGACGAGTTTGATGAAGatgacaatgataataatgatggaCTGCCGAAACCTTTTCCTACAG gtcTTATGGGCAACGATTCCGAGTGGTATTTCACTGGTGCTAAATTATTTCCCAATGTAAAAGGCTGTGGATACCCTCCAATACTCAATTGCAGTATTTTTTACCGACAGTACACTAAAATAGGACATAATTTTAGTTGTTACTATTCTAAAATTGATCCTGGGATTGTGTTGAGTGATCTCGATATGTGGCAG GTTTATATGAACCTAGTGTTTGCGATGGCAATACCAATACCGTCTTTCATTATTTCGGTGATATATCTCACCTTCGCCtacttcaaaatttacaaCGAAGACGAACAGATTCTGGTGGACAAGAACAGCGAGACGGGAGACAGCGGCATGGTGGGTGACAATGCCAACGGCACGCCGTTCCCGCCCACGAGCGGTGCCGTGACCCCCGGAAGCGAGGCCTTCAGAGAGGATCTCGCGAGTTTCGGGCACCAGCTAAAGGTCGCCATGGCCGATGAGGTCAGTAGGGAGAGCCTCGATGGGATACCCAACTCAATATCTGCTCAAGG aaactTGAGCAAGATGATGACGACGAGTATCTTAACTCCAGCTGGGCCGACAGCAGCAGTCTGA